Part of the Sodalinema gerasimenkoae IPPAS B-353 genome is shown below.
ATAGCAAAAGCAGACATCAATGGAATGAGCCGCCAACGGCTCCAGGCTAATCCCATCGAGTTTACAATACTCGACTCGCTCACTCCCTAACCGCGCTCGGGTGGCATCGAGCATCTTCTGGGAGATATCAGCACAGATTAAACGCTGGGCGTATTTCAGTAACAAGTTGCTGGTTTTACCCCCACCCACTCCAATTTCTAACACCACCTGATCTGAGCGGATATAGGGGGCGATAAACTGCCGCTCAATCAGAGTTTCATACTCCGCCAAGGAGGCCGCAGCTCCCGCCCCTTGACCGGCCCACTCATCCCCGATATACTCCAGCTCAGGATGAATCGTTTGCCAGGCTTGGGCATAAGAATCCCAAGCGCCTTCGTAATCAATGCCTTCTTTTGGACTGTCCATGGAGAGTTGCGCGTAACGGTAATTCAGTCCCCCGCTCTCGGAGTCGGAGTCTGACACCCCTATCATAAGCGCTCAGGGAATCCTCTGGCCCCCGATAGGCTATGATGCTTCTGGCAGCTTTCCCGCACGACTCCTTCAATGCCCCTGATGACTGCTTGTTCTAATCCTGATTTAGTTACCGCGATTCGCGAGCAAATTCTCCACAGCCGCGAGCAGCGAATTTCTTTTGCGGACTATATGGCGGCGGCCCTCTATCATCCTCAGCAGGGCTATTATGCACGGGGGGCGAAGCTCGGAGCTAGTGGTGATTTTGTCACCTCGTCTCATTTAAGTGCTGATTTTGGTGAGTTGTTGGCGGAGCAATTTATTGAGGTTTGGAGGTTTTTGGGTTGCCCTAAACGCTTTGATTTAGTAGAAATGGGAGCCGGCCAAGGAATTTTGGCGGTTGACATTTTGCGCTATATCAAACGGAATAAACCTGATTTTTTTGAAGCAATTACCTATACAATTATTGAAAAATCAGCCGTATTACGTCAGCAACAACGAAAAATCCAAGGAGCTAACCTATCTTGGAAAACTTGGGATGATCTCGCCGCTGAGTCCCTAGAGGGCTGTTTGTTTTCCAATGAATTAGTCGATGCTTTTCCCGTGCATCGCCTACAACGAAAACAGGGACAATGGCGGGAATGTTATGTGAGTTGGGATGAGGCCATCGGCTTTCAGGAGACTCTCGGCCCCCTCTCAACTCCGGCCTTAGCGACCTATTTTGAGCAGGTGGGAGTGAATCCTGAGGAGTTACCCGATGGATATACCACCGAGGTCAATTTGGCGGCCTTGTCTTGGTTAGAGACCCTGGCCCGGAAACTCAAACGGGGTTATGTCATTACCATTGATTATGGCTACGAGGCTCAGCGTTACTATCATCCCCAGCGATCGCAAGGAACCCTACAATGCTATCGCCAGCATCGGCATCATGATGACCCCTATGGCTTTGTGGGGGAACAGGATATTACGGCCCATGTGGACTTTACCGCTCTGCAACGTCAGGGCGATCGCTGCGGCTTAGATTACGAAGGATTTACCCCCCAGGCTCTATTCTTGATGGCCCTAGGATTGGGCGATCGCCTCGCGGCCCTCGGTCAAGGAAACCAAGCGGCAACCGCCGCCGATATTGTGCGGGTGATGCAGCGTCGAGAGGTGCTACATGGTCTATTCGATCCCCAAGGTTTGGGTGGATTCGGGGTTTTGGTGCAATCCAAGGGATTAGAAGCCGATCGCCCCCCCCTAAAAGGACTCACCACTCCCAGAATGTCTTAGAATCATAAAGGTCTATGCGTCAAATAACCCTAAACAGCCCATGATCGACCCGATGAATCCCTCCCTGCGTCAACTTCCCCGTCATGAACAAGCGGAGTTGATTCCTGCCAATAATGAAACCTCTCTCTTAGAATGGCTCCAAGCCACAGGGCGATTGATTCCTCGGGAGGAAGAGGAACGCTCCGCCCGTAAAGAAGAACTCGAAGAACTCGGTCTAATTGGCGAAGAAGATGATGGGTATACTGACACGGATACCGATGATAGCGACGACGAGGACGTCTAGCCAATTCTCAATCGTCATCCCCTAAACTCGGCCTGAAGGTAACGGAGCGTCACTGTGTCATGAGGAATCGTTGTGGATACTAAAGTATCGAGATCAGACAGAAGACCCCTGAGCGGAACCGCCCTCTCTTGGGGGTTGGCGCTGCTTCTGGCCCTAGGGGCGATCGCCCTCGATAGTTATCGCGGCAACTGGCAGACTCTGGGTGACTCTTTCACACTCCCCTGGCTGCTGACTGCCATAGCCTCGGCTCAGATTGGCCGTTGGGGAGTCCCCCAGTTACGACAACTGAAGCTGAAACAGAGTATCCGCCAAGAGGGGCCTCAGGCTCATTTGCAAAAGGCAGGAACCCCAACCATGGGGGGGATTTTCTTTGTCCCCTTAGCCGTGGCGATCGCCCTCATTTGGGGCTATCTGACCCCCAGCATCACCGGAGGAGGTCTCGCAGCACTCTGGGCCGTCTCGCTCCTGACGTTGGCCTACGGGTTTATCGGTTGGCTCGATGACTGGCAGGTGATTCGCCGTCGCTCCAATGACGGCATTTCAC
Proteins encoded:
- a CDS encoding class I SAM-dependent methyltransferase, which translates into the protein MDSPKEGIDYEGAWDSYAQAWQTIHPELEYIGDEWAGQGAGAAASLAEYETLIERQFIAPYIRSDQVVLEIGVGGGKTSNLLLKYAQRLICADISQKMLDATRARLGSERVEYCKLDGISLEPLAAHSIDVCFCYDTMVHVEPRDIFNYLRQIPRLLKGDRLCVFHHTHVLSDLGWQKFLRELDINLMGKRHGSAFSVMTNEIMEKFLNELNYEVLLKDTTSVPRDCVWICQAPVIEG
- a CDS encoding class I SAM-dependent methyltransferase, whose protein sequence is MTACSNPDLVTAIREQILHSREQRISFADYMAAALYHPQQGYYARGAKLGASGDFVTSSHLSADFGELLAEQFIEVWRFLGCPKRFDLVEMGAGQGILAVDILRYIKRNKPDFFEAITYTIIEKSAVLRQQQRKIQGANLSWKTWDDLAAESLEGCLFSNELVDAFPVHRLQRKQGQWRECYVSWDEAIGFQETLGPLSTPALATYFEQVGVNPEELPDGYTTEVNLAALSWLETLARKLKRGYVITIDYGYEAQRYYHPQRSQGTLQCYRQHRHHDDPYGFVGEQDITAHVDFTALQRQGDRCGLDYEGFTPQALFLMALGLGDRLAALGQGNQAATAADIVRVMQRREVLHGLFDPQGLGGFGVLVQSKGLEADRPPLKGLTTPRMS
- a CDS encoding DUF3134 family protein encodes the protein MIDPMNPSLRQLPRHEQAELIPANNETSLLEWLQATGRLIPREEEERSARKEELEELGLIGEEDDGYTDTDTDDSDDEDV